From the genome of Methylomonas sp. UP202, one region includes:
- a CDS encoding DUF58 domain-containing protein: MNQFQIAGNERIAVDLKTLLDLAKPAAALKLGSGTIRASQGGHYLSRFKGRGMAFDETRLYQPGDDVRRIDWRVTARTDKPHSKIYREERERPMFIAVDYRASMQFATRGVFKAVQAARLAALLAWAAWHQGDRIGGQIFAEHGCQEFKPQNGKAAVLRFLNALVRPDFAGDPVTGLDQPLARLLHHARPGSRVYILSDFRGLNAAAENHLAYLARHCDIVLVQIFDPFELALPASGRFRLVDRWRELIVDAADRRQAEAHRQRFEQRQTLLQRLSKQLRLSWLQCSTQQLPRQALGPTLPAPGGRA, encoded by the coding sequence ATGAACCAGTTCCAAATCGCCGGCAACGAACGCATCGCGGTCGACTTAAAGACGCTGCTCGATTTGGCCAAACCGGCCGCCGCGTTGAAACTGGGCAGCGGCACGATTCGCGCCAGCCAGGGCGGACATTATCTGTCGCGCTTCAAGGGGCGCGGCATGGCCTTCGATGAAACCCGTTTGTACCAACCCGGCGACGACGTGCGCCGCATCGATTGGCGGGTGACCGCCCGCACCGACAAACCGCACAGCAAAATCTATCGCGAAGAGCGCGAGCGGCCGATGTTTATTGCCGTCGATTATCGCGCCAGCATGCAATTCGCGACTCGAGGCGTATTCAAGGCGGTACAGGCCGCCAGACTAGCGGCGCTGCTGGCTTGGGCCGCCTGGCATCAGGGCGACCGGATCGGCGGGCAGATTTTCGCCGAACACGGCTGCCAGGAATTCAAGCCGCAAAACGGCAAGGCCGCCGTGTTGCGTTTCCTGAACGCGCTGGTTCGGCCGGATTTTGCCGGCGACCCGGTGACCGGTTTGGACCAGCCGTTGGCGCGTTTGCTGCACCACGCCCGCCCCGGCAGTCGGGTCTATATCCTCAGCGATTTTCGCGGACTGAACGCCGCCGCCGAAAATCATTTGGCTTATCTGGCTCGCCACTGCGACATCGTATTGGTGCAAATTTTCGATCCGTTCGAGCTTGCCTTGCCGGCGAGCGGCAGATTCCGACTGGTGGACCGTTGGCGCGAACTGATCGTCGACGCCGCCGACCGTCGGCAAGCTGAGGCGCATCGCCAACGCTTCGAGCAACGCCAAACCTTGCTGCAGCGCTTGAGCAAGCAATTGCGCTTGTCGTGGCTGCAATGCAGTACTCAGCAGCTTCCGCGGCAGGCCTTGGGACCGACCTTGCCCGCACCCGGAGGCCGGGCATGA
- the gshB gene encoding glutathione synthase — protein MAIKLGMVMDPIDQINIKKDTSFAMLLEAQARGWELHYLELADLYLSNGHAYARSRLLRVERNPNGWFEFTGEQRIELADLDAIIMRKDPPFNQEYIYATYMLEQAERQGVYVVNKPQSLRDANEKMYTAWFPQCCTDTLVARERQRIREFLAEHREIILKPLDGMGGASIFYVREGDPNLSVILETMTDHGSRFIMAQKYLPEVRDGDKRILMVNGEPVPYCLARIPASGESRGNLAAGGRGEGRELSARDRWIAEQVGPVLREKGLIFVGLDVIGDYLTEVNVTSPTCVQELDKQFGINISAQLMDHIAAKVSA, from the coding sequence ATGGCTATCAAACTCGGCATGGTCATGGACCCCATAGACCAAATCAACATCAAGAAAGACACCAGTTTCGCCATGCTGTTGGAGGCCCAGGCGCGAGGCTGGGAATTGCATTATCTGGAGCTCGCCGATCTTTACCTCAGCAACGGCCATGCTTATGCCCGCAGCCGGCTGCTGAGGGTGGAACGCAATCCGAACGGATGGTTTGAGTTTACCGGCGAACAACGCATTGAATTGGCCGATCTCGATGCGATCATCATGCGCAAGGACCCGCCGTTCAATCAGGAATACATCTACGCGACCTACATGCTGGAACAGGCCGAGCGTCAGGGCGTTTACGTGGTCAATAAGCCGCAATCGCTACGCGACGCCAACGAAAAAATGTACACGGCCTGGTTCCCGCAATGCTGCACCGACACCTTGGTGGCTCGCGAACGGCAACGCATCCGCGAATTCCTGGCGGAGCACCGCGAAATCATTCTGAAGCCGCTGGACGGCATGGGGGGGGCGTCGATTTTCTACGTCCGCGAAGGCGATCCCAACCTGAGCGTGATTCTGGAAACGATGACCGACCACGGCAGCCGCTTCATCATGGCGCAAAAATACCTGCCGGAAGTCAGGGACGGCGACAAACGCATCTTGATGGTCAACGGCGAGCCGGTCCCTTATTGCTTGGCCCGCATCCCGGCCAGCGGCGAAAGCCGGGGCAATCTGGCGGCCGGCGGCCGCGGCGAAGGACGCGAATTGAGCGCCAGGGATCGCTGGATCGCCGAGCAAGTCGGCCCGGTGTTGCGCGAAAAAGGTCTGATTTTTGTCGGTCTGGACGTGATCGGCGACTATCTGACCGAAGTCAACGTTACCAGCCCGACCTGCGTTCAGGAATTGGACAAGCAATTCGGCATCAACATCAGCGCCCAGTTGATGGACCATATCGCCGCCAAGGTATCCGCCTGA
- the rpmB gene encoding 50S ribosomal protein L28, translating to MSRVCQVTGKNPLSGNNVSHAMNHTKRRFLPNLHYHRFWVESENRWVRLRVSPKGMRIIDKNGIDSVLADIRKRGEKV from the coding sequence ATGTCCAGAGTATGCCAAGTAACAGGTAAAAACCCGCTGAGCGGCAATAACGTGTCGCACGCAATGAACCACACCAAAAGACGTTTTCTGCCCAATCTGCATTACCACAGATTTTGGGTCGAGAGCGAAAACCGTTGGGTCCGCTTGAGAGTGTCGCCGAAAGGCATGCGCATCATCGATAAAAACGGCATAGACTCAGTGTTGGCCGACATCCGCAAACGCGGCGAAAAAGTTTAA
- a CDS encoding TIGR00730 family Rossman fold protein produces MVCIKNRNSSPSIIDDLKGDQSWRIFRIISEFTEGFDELSDLCDAVSIFGSARLEPEHFYYQKTVELAELLSQQGFAIISGGGPGIMEAANKGALAQGQTSIGLNIELPMEQKPNPYQSLSLNFRYFFVRKVMFVRYSMGYVCMPGGFGTLDEFFEALTLMQTHKIYPLPLVLFGGDFWNGLVDWMKCKMLEYGTISEDDLSLITITDDPRQVVDIMIAHREWKDQQRRN; encoded by the coding sequence ATGGTTTGTATCAAAAATAGGAATAGCTCGCCGAGCATCATCGACGACTTGAAAGGCGATCAGTCTTGGCGCATTTTCCGGATCATTAGCGAATTCACCGAAGGCTTCGACGAACTGTCGGATCTGTGCGACGCGGTTTCCATTTTCGGCTCGGCGCGGCTGGAGCCGGAACACTTTTATTACCAAAAGACCGTCGAATTGGCCGAGCTGCTCAGCCAACAGGGTTTCGCGATCATCAGCGGCGGCGGGCCGGGCATCATGGAAGCCGCCAACAAGGGCGCGCTGGCCCAGGGCCAGACTTCCATCGGTCTGAACATCGAGTTGCCGATGGAGCAAAAGCCCAACCCCTACCAAAGCCTGTCGCTGAATTTTCGCTATTTTTTCGTCCGCAAGGTCATGTTCGTCCGCTATTCGATGGGTTACGTGTGCATGCCCGGCGGTTTCGGTACGTTGGACGAGTTTTTCGAAGCGCTGACGCTGATGCAAACTCACAAGATCTATCCGTTGCCGCTGGTCTTGTTCGGCGGCGATTTCTGGAACGGATTGGTGGATTGGATGAAATGCAAGATGCTGGAATACGGTACGATTTCCGAGGATGACCTGTCGTTGATCACGATCACCGACGATCCCCGCCAAGTCGTCGACATCATGATCGCCCATCGGGAATGGAAAGACCAACAGCGGCGCAATTAA
- a CDS encoding TonB family protein has translation MSAPPLTPTPLSQSDTLLTALFVAAIIHVAVLLGVNFTAPHPPKADKSIEITVSHAPAKQAPKEAKYLAADHQIGAGRETRKPATIPQTLPRAEQTESQPRPKAAPVPSAPSPKPVVQKVLTQAQAPVKVESRPEQPVEPEQVAEPLEDKPKLSAEALQQQIAQLGERIRASQLSAENTKIKSVNAISTHKYLAAQYVKDWEDKVERTGNLNYPEAARKAGSQQMLTMDVGINADGSIYSMRIVRSSGNPALDDAAKRIVKMSAPFAELPEELMREVNVLVITRVWKFSDETGMTAR, from the coding sequence ATGTCCGCACCGCCATTGACGCCAACGCCGTTATCGCAAAGCGACACGCTGCTCACCGCGCTATTCGTCGCGGCGATCATTCATGTCGCGGTCCTGCTCGGCGTCAATTTCACCGCGCCGCATCCGCCCAAGGCCGACAAATCGATCGAAATCACGGTCTCGCACGCGCCGGCCAAGCAGGCGCCCAAGGAAGCCAAATACTTGGCCGCCGATCACCAGATCGGCGCAGGCCGCGAAACCCGCAAGCCGGCGACGATTCCGCAAACTCTACCGAGAGCGGAACAAACCGAAAGTCAGCCGCGGCCTAAAGCCGCGCCCGTGCCGTCGGCACCGTCTCCCAAACCCGTCGTGCAAAAAGTCCTGACCCAGGCGCAAGCGCCGGTCAAGGTCGAATCGCGCCCCGAGCAGCCGGTCGAACCGGAACAGGTGGCCGAGCCGCTCGAAGACAAACCGAAATTGTCGGCCGAAGCCTTGCAACAGCAGATCGCCCAACTTGGCGAACGTATCCGGGCCAGCCAGCTCAGCGCCGAAAACACCAAGATCAAGTCCGTCAACGCCATCAGCACGCATAAATATTTGGCGGCGCAATACGTCAAGGATTGGGAGGACAAGGTTGAGCGTACCGGCAATCTGAATTATCCTGAGGCTGCGCGTAAAGCCGGCTCCCAGCAAATGCTGACCATGGATGTCGGCATCAACGCCGACGGCAGTATTTACAGCATGCGCATCGTCCGGTCTTCCGGCAACCCGGCCTTGGACGATGCCGCCAAGCGCATTGTCAAGATGAGCGCGCCGTTTGCCGAATTGCCCGAGGAATTGATGCGCGAAGTGAACGTTTTGGTAATAACCAGAGTCTGGAAATTTTCAGACGAAACCGGGATGACCGCCCGCTAG
- the ruvX gene encoding Holliday junction resolvase RuvX: protein MVNRDPLAAKLSSDTYLGFDFGNKKIGVSVGHADTGIASPLITLRSIQQVPDWQAIGKLIVEWQPVGLVVGISRQQDGSDNVITPRMRKFCRQLHGRYQLPVHQIDETLTTFAAKQMLYDDLHVSAAKLWAVQDQLAAQIILQSWFDR, encoded by the coding sequence ATGGTTAACCGCGACCCCTTGGCCGCCAAACTGAGTAGCGACACGTATCTGGGTTTCGATTTCGGCAACAAGAAAATCGGCGTCTCGGTCGGCCATGCCGACACCGGCATCGCCAGTCCGCTGATCACGTTGCGCTCGATTCAGCAAGTGCCGGATTGGCAAGCCATCGGCAAATTGATTGTCGAATGGCAACCGGTCGGCCTGGTGGTCGGCATTTCCCGGCAACAAGACGGCAGCGACAACGTCATCACCCCCCGCATGCGGAAATTTTGCCGGCAATTGCACGGCCGCTACCAACTGCCGGTTCATCAGATCGACGAAACCCTGACCACGTTCGCCGCCAAGCAAATGCTGTACGACGATCTGCATGTCAGCGCTGCTAAACTATGGGCCGTGCAGGACCAATTGGCCGCTCAAATCATTCTGCAGAGCTGGTTCGACCGCTAG
- a CDS encoding dihydroorotase: MSKLLIKNGRVIDPANRIDAQADLAIADGKIVGLVGDDFSADQIIDAANQIVCPGFVDMSVRLREPGQTQKGNILGESRAALAAGVTSLCLPPDTQPVIDTPAVVEFIKDKAEKAEYPQIHPVAALTQRLAGSELSTMFALKQAGCIAVGNASAPLANLLILRRAMEYAGSHGLLLMYRANEASLSGKGCAHEGAVASRYGLPGIPEAAESIALAQCLELAELTGCRVHISQVSCRQSVIKIQQAKKYGLNVTADVAVHQLHLTENDITPFDSNYHVIPPLRNDIDRQYLRDGLANGTLDAICSDHQPHDLDAKLGAFPETEPGIAALETLLPLTLAYARQHGLSLARAIASLTEKPAGILSLNAGSLTPGCPADVCVFDPEYLWRVERGQWLSAGCNTPYWGQTLTGRVTHTLLGGRLAYRLPPG, encoded by the coding sequence GTGAGCAAACTATTGATCAAGAACGGTCGGGTGATCGACCCGGCCAATCGAATCGACGCCCAAGCCGATCTGGCGATCGCCGACGGTAAAATCGTCGGTTTAGTCGGCGACGACTTCAGTGCGGATCAAATTATCGACGCCGCCAACCAAATCGTTTGTCCCGGCTTCGTCGATATGAGCGTGCGGCTGCGCGAGCCGGGCCAAACCCAAAAAGGCAATATCCTCGGCGAATCGCGCGCCGCGCTGGCCGCCGGCGTCACCTCGTTGTGCCTGCCGCCGGATACCCAACCGGTCATCGATACGCCGGCCGTCGTCGAATTCATCAAGGACAAGGCCGAAAAAGCCGAATACCCGCAAATCCACCCGGTCGCCGCCTTGACGCAACGCCTGGCGGGCAGCGAGCTGAGCACGATGTTCGCACTGAAACAGGCCGGCTGCATCGCGGTCGGCAACGCCAGCGCGCCGCTCGCCAACCTGTTGATCCTGCGCCGGGCCATGGAATACGCCGGCAGTCACGGTCTGCTGTTGATGTATCGCGCCAACGAAGCCTCGCTGAGCGGCAAGGGATGTGCCCATGAAGGCGCGGTCGCCAGCCGTTACGGTCTGCCGGGCATTCCGGAAGCGGCCGAGTCGATTGCGTTGGCCCAGTGCCTGGAACTCGCCGAGCTGACCGGTTGCCGCGTGCATATCAGTCAAGTCAGCTGCCGACAGTCGGTGATTAAAATTCAGCAGGCGAAAAAATACGGGCTGAACGTCACCGCCGACGTCGCGGTACACCAACTGCACCTAACCGAGAACGACATTACGCCGTTCGACAGCAATTACCACGTGATTCCGCCGCTACGCAACGATATCGACCGCCAATATCTGCGCGACGGTCTCGCCAACGGTACGCTAGACGCGATTTGTTCCGACCACCAGCCCCACGATCTGGACGCCAAGCTCGGCGCATTCCCGGAAACCGAACCCGGCATCGCCGCGCTGGAGACGCTGCTGCCGTTGACCTTGGCCTACGCCCGCCAACATGGCTTGAGTCTGGCGCGCGCCATCGCCAGTCTCACCGAGAAGCCGGCGGGTATATTGAGCCTGAACGCCGGCTCGCTGACGCCGGGGTGCCCCGCCGACGTTTGCGTGTTCGACCCCGAGTACCTTTGGCGGGTCGAACGTGGCCAATGGCTGAGCGCCGGTTGCAATACGCCCTATTGGGGACAAACCTTGACCGGCCGGGTCACGCACACCCTGCTCGGCGGTAGATTGGCGTATCGATTGCCACCCGGATGA
- the pyrR gene encoding bifunctional pyr operon transcriptional regulator/uracil phosphoribosyltransferase PyrR, with protein sequence MSTATLNIDVLLDALELAIRQQIAERKLHNPLLIGIHSGGAWVANHMHRRLGGSEPLGLLDITFYRDDFSQIGMHPKIKTSQLPPHLEGRDIILIDDVFYTGRTARAALNEIFDYGRPNQVVLAVLIERDGRQIPLQPDCRGIRIDLSGNQRIKLTGPEPLGIEIQTPSGVPA encoded by the coding sequence ATGTCAACCGCTACTTTAAACATTGATGTATTACTCGACGCGCTGGAGTTGGCGATACGCCAGCAAATCGCCGAACGCAAGCTACACAACCCGCTGCTGATCGGGATTCACAGCGGCGGCGCCTGGGTCGCCAATCACATGCATCGCCGCTTGGGCGGTAGCGAGCCGTTGGGCTTGTTGGACATCACCTTTTACCGAGACGATTTTTCGCAAATCGGCATGCATCCCAAGATCAAAACCAGCCAATTGCCGCCGCATCTGGAAGGCCGCGACATTATTTTGATCGACGACGTGTTCTACACCGGTCGCACCGCGCGGGCCGCGCTGAACGAAATTTTCGACTACGGCCGGCCCAACCAAGTGGTGTTGGCGGTGTTGATAGAACGCGACGGTCGGCAGATACCGCTGCAACCGGATTGCCGGGGCATCCGCATCGATTTGTCCGGCAATCAGCGCATCAAACTGACCGGCCCGGAACCCTTGGGCATCGAAATTCAAACCCCTAGCGGAGTACCTGCATGA
- the rpmG gene encoding 50S ribosomal protein L33, whose translation MRDKIKLVSSEGTGHFYTTTKNKKTMPEKMEIKKYDPVVRKHVMYKEAKIK comes from the coding sequence ATGCGCGACAAAATCAAATTGGTATCCAGCGAAGGCACCGGCCATTTCTATACCACCACCAAAAACAAAAAAACCATGCCCGAAAAAATGGAGATCAAAAAATACGATCCCGTCGTTCGCAAGCATGTGATGTACAAAGAAGCCAAAATCAAATAA
- a CDS encoding MoxR family ATPase, whose product MTETSLSTSQAALQQLQAHINTQIIGQAVLVERMLIALLADGHLLVEGAPGLAKTRAINVLGQGLEADFHRVQFTPDLLPADLTGTEIYRPQQGSFEFQKGPLFHNLILADEINRAPAKVQAALLEAMAERQITVGKATYPLPPLFMVMATQNPIEQEGTYPLPEAQLDRFLLHVKIDYPSPSHEQAILHLARAEARGELAHKTAAPTKVGQQTLFAARAEVLDLYMAESLEQYLLQIVLATRNPGAYGQDLAGWIQYGASPRASIALDRCARAKAWLQQRDFVDPGDIQDLAYDVLRHRLILSYEAEAEGISPDHVIKELIARIAVP is encoded by the coding sequence ATGACCGAGACCAGTCTCAGTACCAGCCAAGCCGCCCTCCAACAACTGCAAGCCCACATCAACACCCAAATCATCGGCCAGGCCGTTCTGGTGGAGCGGATGCTGATCGCGCTGCTGGCCGACGGCCACTTGCTGGTCGAGGGCGCGCCGGGATTGGCTAAAACCCGTGCCATCAATGTGTTGGGTCAGGGTCTGGAAGCCGATTTCCATCGGGTGCAATTCACGCCAGACCTGCTGCCGGCCGATTTGACCGGCACCGAAATTTACCGTCCGCAACAAGGTAGCTTCGAATTTCAAAAAGGTCCGCTGTTTCACAACCTGATATTGGCAGACGAAATCAATCGGGCGCCGGCCAAGGTGCAGGCGGCGCTTTTGGAAGCGATGGCGGAACGCCAGATCACGGTCGGCAAGGCCACCTACCCGCTACCGCCCTTGTTCATGGTCATGGCCACCCAAAACCCGATCGAACAAGAAGGCACCTACCCGTTGCCGGAAGCCCAGCTCGACCGTTTCCTGCTGCACGTCAAAATCGATTATCCCAGCCCGAGTCACGAGCAGGCGATTCTGCACCTGGCCCGAGCCGAGGCGCGCGGCGAGCTGGCGCATAAGACCGCGGCGCCGACCAAGGTCGGCCAACAAACTTTGTTCGCGGCGCGCGCCGAGGTGCTGGATTTGTACATGGCTGAAAGTCTGGAGCAGTATTTGCTGCAAATCGTGCTGGCAACCCGCAATCCGGGCGCGTACGGCCAGGACTTGGCCGGCTGGATACAATACGGCGCCAGCCCGCGCGCCAGCATCGCGTTGGACCGGTGCGCCCGGGCCAAGGCTTGGCTGCAACAGCGCGATTTCGTCGATCCCGGCGACATCCAGGACCTGGCCTACGACGTGCTGCGCCATCGTTTGATTCTGTCCTACGAAGCGGAAGCGGAAGGCATCAGTCCGGACCACGTCATCAAAGAGTTGATCGCCCGTATCGCGGTACCCTGA
- a CDS encoding YqgE/AlgH family protein, with amino-acid sequence MTDATYLNNQFLIAMPSLADPHFFHTVTYLCQHNDEGALGIVINRPTGMKLRDIFEQMGIDCDLNDVLETPVFAGGPVQQERGFVIHGFCEQHWDSSIPTAENITLTSSRDILEAIAKGKGPRDYLIALGYAGWGSGQLEKEIVENAWLNTPSGETILYHTPISQRWNAAASQLGIDINRLTTPAGHG; translated from the coding sequence ATGACAGACGCGACTTATCTGAATAACCAATTTCTGATCGCCATGCCCAGTTTGGCCGATCCGCACTTTTTTCATACCGTGACCTACCTATGCCAGCATAACGACGAAGGCGCGCTGGGTATCGTCATCAATCGACCGACCGGTATGAAATTGCGCGACATCTTCGAACAAATGGGCATCGATTGCGACCTGAACGACGTGCTGGAAACGCCGGTCTTCGCCGGCGGACCGGTGCAGCAGGAACGCGGCTTCGTCATCCACGGTTTTTGCGAACAGCACTGGGATTCCAGCATTCCGACCGCTGAAAACATTACGTTGACCAGCTCGCGCGACATCCTCGAAGCCATTGCCAAGGGCAAGGGGCCTAGGGATTATCTGATCGCTCTCGGTTACGCCGGCTGGGGTAGCGGCCAACTGGAAAAAGAGATCGTCGAAAACGCTTGGCTGAATACCCCGTCCGGCGAAACGATCCTGTATCACACGCCGATCAGCCAGCGCTGGAATGCCGCCGCCAGCCAACTTGGCATCGACATCAATCGCCTGACCACGCCGGCCGGCCATGGTTAA
- a CDS encoding aspartate carbamoyltransferase catalytic subunit, with product MTKHLQLNEQGKLKHFLSIEGLSRELLTEILDTAESFAGMSEHQVKKVPLLRGKTIVNLFFENSTRTRATFELAAARLSADVMNMNIATSSTAKGESLLDTIHNLEAMHVDMFVVRHALSGAAHFIAQHVAPHISVINAGDGQHAHPTQAMLDMYTIRQYKQRFEGLKVAIVGDILHSRVARSQIVALNTLGVAEVRVIAPKTLLPAQVASMGVVAVHDMDEGLSDVDVVIMLRLQKERMNSAFLPSESEFFRCFGLTEARLQRAKPDAVVMHPGPINRGVEIASSVADGPQSVILQQVSNGISVRMAIMSMTMSGQGGTA from the coding sequence ATGACCAAGCATTTGCAGCTCAACGAGCAGGGTAAGCTCAAGCATTTTCTATCCATTGAAGGTCTGAGCCGCGAACTGTTGACCGAGATCCTCGACACCGCCGAATCCTTCGCCGGCATGTCGGAGCATCAAGTCAAAAAAGTGCCGCTGTTACGCGGCAAAACCATCGTCAATCTGTTTTTCGAAAACAGCACTCGTACCCGCGCTACCTTCGAACTGGCCGCCGCCCGGCTGTCGGCCGACGTGATGAATATGAACATCGCCACTTCGTCAACGGCCAAGGGCGAAAGCCTGCTGGACACGATACATAACCTGGAAGCAATGCACGTCGACATGTTCGTGGTCCGTCACGCATTGAGCGGCGCCGCGCATTTCATCGCGCAGCATGTCGCGCCGCATATCAGCGTGATTAATGCCGGCGACGGTCAACATGCCCATCCGACCCAGGCGATGCTGGATATGTACACGATCCGCCAATATAAACAGCGTTTCGAGGGCCTGAAAGTCGCCATCGTCGGCGACATTCTGCATTCGCGGGTAGCCCGCTCGCAAATCGTCGCGCTGAATACCTTGGGTGTTGCCGAAGTCAGGGTCATCGCTCCAAAAACCTTGTTGCCGGCTCAGGTCGCCAGCATGGGCGTCGTCGCCGTACACGACATGGACGAAGGTTTGAGCGATGTCGATGTGGTCATCATGCTCAGATTGCAAAAAGAGCGGATGAATTCGGCCTTTTTGCCGAGCGAAAGCGAATTTTTTCGTTGCTTCGGCCTGACCGAAGCCAGGCTGCAACGCGCCAAGCCGGATGCCGTCGTCATGCATCCCGGCCCGATCAATCGCGGCGTGGAGATCGCCTCCAGCGTCGCAGACGGTCCCCAGTCGGTGATTCTGCAACAGGTTAGTAACGGTATTTCGGTGAGAATGGCGATTATGTCGATGACGATGTCCGGTCAGGGAGGAACGGCGTGA